The genomic interval ACGCGCAGCACACCGTCCGCGAGCTTGGCGTCGATGGCGTCCGCGTCGACCGTCTCCGGCAGCGTGAAGGAGCGGCGGAACGTCCCGCGGAAGCGCTCGACGTGGCGGAAGCCCGTGCTCTCGTCCGTGGACTCCTGGGCGTCTTGACGCTCGGCCTGCAGCGTCAGCACGTTCTTCTCCACGTTGACGCTCACGTTGTCCGGTGAGACGCCCGGCAGCTCGGCCAGGATCTCGTACGCCTCGGGGCGCTCGTGGATGTCCACCGCCGGGCGCAGGTACCCGTCGTTGACGGGCCCACGGCGACGCGCGGGGACGGTGCGGTAGAAGTCGGCGAAGGGGTCGAAGAGGGTCAGCATGGCGTAGGTCTCCATGGCCGCGCAGCAGGCGCGCAGCCGGTCGAAGGGGGTGTCGGTGTGGTCCCAAGCGGGCCGTTCAGGTCCGAGTGGGGCCGTGTTCCGTGACTCGCAGCCAAGCTAAACACGGCCGTTTCGGTGTCAACCGCGCCAGCGCAGAGCCATCGCGACCTGCCGCTCACACCCAGTCGCCGTTCTCGGGCGTCTCGCGTATCCTGTCGTTGAATATCGAGACGAGCCCCGCGTCTCACCCTGAACTTTTTGCGTTCGCGCGCGCACGCGCCTGGGAGCCCACTCATGAAGCACGTCCGCTGGTCCATCCTGCTCACGCTCGTCACCGTGTCGCTCTTGGCGTCGGGCTGCATCGTCACGACCGACGCTCCGCCGTTCGCGCCCTTCGGTAGCGATGTCACGGTGAGCGGCGAGTGGGACGTCGATGGCGCTGCCCCGACCGTCGCGTCGTGCGGCGACATCGTCACCATCCGCGCGCTGGTGTGCGAGACCTCGACGGGCGCCAACTGTGTCCCCAACGCGAACCTCACGTTCGCGTGCGCCACCGGAGCGTTCGACACACGTCCCACCCCGCTGCTCGCCTTCGGCACCTACTACGTCGTATGGGAGGCCCTCAACTCGAGCGGTGCTCGGCTGCAGTCGTCGGCGCCCACGCGCCTGGACGCGCTGACCTCGCACGCCGTGTTCCCCATCCCCGACTTCGCGCGGGGCACGTCCGGGTTCGACCCCTCGGGCACCGACGTATCCCTGGACGGCATCTGGGACGTGAACGGCGCAGAACCCACGCCAGCGTCGTGCGGGGACATCGACGCGGTGCGCGTCGTCATCTGCCAGACATCGGCCGCGACCAGCTGCTGGACCTCGGCCGCGCTCACCTTCCCGTGCGAGGACGGCGGCTTCGATACCCGCCCGACGCGTGTGCTGGCCGCCGGCTCCTATCACTCGCTGTGGGAGGCGCTGGACGTGAACGGCAACGTGCTGCAGGAGACGGCGCCGCTGCCGTTGGTGGTGAGTGGTCACGCAACGCTGGCCACACCCGACTTCGACGGTGCGCTGCCACCCACCAGCGTCACGGTGCAGATCCGGTTCCAACAGAGCCCCAACAGCCTGCAGTTCCTCACGTGTAGCGGCGCCATGATCGCGAGCAACCAGTTCTCTTACTCGCTGCACGAGGGCTCGCTCGTGTCGGACCCGGTCATCGTGCCGTCCACCAGCCAGAGCTGCGCCACGAGCAGCGACGTCTTGTTCACGGAGAACGCGAACTTCACCTTCGACGCCGAGCCCTACACGCTGCACGTCACCGCGGAGGAGACCGTCAGCAACTGCACCAGCGCATGGGACGGAAAGTGCACGTTCACGCTGACCCTCAACACCTCGAACGTCATCACCTGCGACGCGACGGTGAGCACGTTCGGCCCAGGCTGCTGACGCTCGCCCACGCGGGTCGTGCGGCGGCTTTGCATGCCGTGACCCGCGTGCTTACATCCTAGCCGTGTTCCGTTTCCCGCGCCTGATGCCGCTCACTCGGGGGTTGCTCATCGCCACCGCGGTGAGTTTCGTGCTGCACGCCGTGGTGCAGGTCTGGGTGCGATCCCCGTGGGGGTTGATCCTCGCGCTCCAGACCCACGCGGCGAGCCCATGGACGGCGCTACAGGTCGTGACTCACCCGCTCGCGTGGCGCATCGGCCCGGGCTCGCCCGTGTCGCTCCTGATGCAGTTGGTGTTCACCTGGTGGGCCGTGTCACCGTTCGAGGAACGCTATGGCGCCAGGGCCACCGCGCAGCTGCTGTCGTTCGCGACGGTCGCGGCGGGTGTGCTCGCGGCGCTGGCTGGTCTCGTGTCCCCCCCCGACATCGTCGCTGGCCCGGGGACCTGGATGCTCGCTGGCTGGGCCGCGCTCGGGTGGAGTCTGCGCCATGCGACGCTCGACTTCGCGGGGCTGCAGGTGCGCGGGGTCGCGTACCTGTGGGCGGCGCTCATCATGGTGGCGCTGTCCTTCTTGACAGACCCACGCCTGCCCACCCTGTTCGCCGAGCTCGCGGCCATCGGTGCTGGTGTCGCGTTCGTCGCGTACCGCCGGCGCCGGCTACCCGCAACGCGCACGTCGTCGGTCGTATCCATCGGTGCGGCGCGTGCGGCACGTGACAAGAAGAACAAGGAGTGGCTGAATTGACCGTCACGCACCCGCGCCCCGCCGTGGCGCTGGCCTTGTCGCTGCTCCTGCTCGGGCTCGCCGGTTGTGAGGGCTGCGGCTGCGAGCAGAGCCGGCTCGTCACCTTCGGACTCGACGCGGGGCCGCGCCCCGGACAGTCGGCCCCCGTGGCGAACGTCCCGACGCTGGAAGGAGACGGGGCGAGCCGTGGCGACTTCGTCCCGAGCGCCGCGCGTATCCTGCCCGCCGGTACACAGCGGGTGGAGCTGAGCGGCGAGCCCGTCGCGGTCGCCGATGGTGAGCTGCGCGCCATCCTGCTGGTGGACGTGGACGGCGATGGCGATCAAGACGCCTACGTGCTGCACACGCGCGGGACCCAGGCGCCGAGCCCTGCGGCACCCGCGAGCCCGCAGACGGACGGAACGGGTCGCGGCGGCGCTCCGAACGCCTCCTCCACCGCGGCGCCGCGCAGCACCCCACCAAGCACCCCGGCGGAGCTGGTTCTGTCGCTGGCTCGGGTGGGAGGCCCCCTCTCGCTCTCCGAGCTGGGCCAACTCGCGGTCCCGGCCGGCTGCGCGCTGGAGCAAGCGCACGGGGAGACGCTGGCTCCGACGTTGATCTCGCTGGGCGCTCAGTTCGCATGCCCGACGGGACCTGCGTCGTTGAGCGCCGTAGCCAGCGTGGAGCCGCAGCCACGCCTGATGGAGCGCGTGTCGCTGCTGCCGCCCGTTCCCGCGGCCGGTTCCGCCCCGTCGACCGACAACCCCGGCGCTGAGGCCGCGACCGCCACGGTGCAGCCCCTCTCACTCGCGCTGCGCGCGGAGGACCGCAACGCGGACGGCGCGGCGGATCTGGTCGCCCGCGTTGCCCTCGGCGCCGGAGAGGACGCGGTGAGCGTCGAGCTGCAGTGGATGGTGGGCGCGAGCGGGATGTCGCGGGACCGCGCCGAACCCGAGGCTACGCTGCGCAGCCTGGCCAACGCGGCCGCGGACCCTCTCACACGCCAGCCCGAGGTGGCGATGCGTGGAGCGCAGCGGGTGCTCGCGCTGCATGGAGCCCTGTGCAGCGAGAGCGGGGCCGCGCGGATTCAGCTCGGGAGCGTGACGGGCCTGCCTTGCGGACGCTCACGAGGCGCTGGCAAAGCCGCCGCGGTCGTCGCCGCCGCGCACGCGCAGGCCGGAGACGTGTTCGAGACCGCCGCGGCCCTCGACCGCCTCGAAGACCCTGCGATCGCGTTGAGCGACGCGGAGCGCCGAATGGTGACGCGCGCGCTGGGGCGGGCGCCAGGGCCGCGAGGCCTCAGCATGCGCAAGCTGGCCGACGTCGCGGGGCGGGCGGGGCTCGACTTCCTCGACGAGCACCACGTGCAGCTGCCTGGGGGGCGCGTCGTGTCGCTCCGCGAGCCCGCCACATCGAACGGCACCTCGGCCTCACCGAGCCCGGCTCCGACGCCCGCACCCCCGGGGTCACCCGAGGCCGTAGCGGCGGACGACGCCCAGCCGTCGAGCCCGCCGCTCGCGGAGACGGTGGAACCCGTGGCGACCGACGGAAACAGCACGGGGGACGCCCCCGGCGCGTCGCTGCCTCCTCCCCGTCCCAACGCCGGCCTGATCGTGGACCCGAGCGGGCGCTTCCGCGTTCAGCGGCTCGGCCGCGGGTGCGCCAGCTACGTCGTGGAGCTCGCCGCCCTCGACCCCATCCTACATGGACCACCGCGAGTCGCGCCGCTCGGACCGCTCGACGCCCCGCGCTGCAGCGCCGACACGCCACCCACCCTCGAGGCGCCCGACGATGGCGGTTTCACGGCCCTTGGCTGGGCCCCGCAAGGCCTCCTGCTCGCGCGTGGCGCGGCGCTGTGGGTGGTGCCCCTCACGGACGAGGCGCGACCCGCTGGCGACCCGTTCTCGCTCGACGCTGACACCCTGCCGCCCGCCCCGGTGAACGGGCCGGGCATCTCGCGCGATGGCACGCGCTACGTCACGGCGCTCCCGATGGGGTTGGTGCTGCACACGCTCGGCCCCGACGCCAGCGTGACACTCCTCCGGCCCACGGGCTGGGGAGACCTGCCAAGCGACGCGCCCGTGCGTGGCCTCGCCATGTCCCCAAGCGGCCGAGCAGCGGTGGTGCAGCGGGGCGGCGCGGTGTATTTGCTGACGTGGTGACGCGCATACGGCATGCTCTTTCCCACCTGCGCCCACGCGCGGAGAAGACCTTGAACCACCCCTGCTCAGCACTCCGGCCCAACCGCCTCGTCGCGTCCACGCCCGCTCATGGCCCCTCTCGGAGCCGCACGCGAGGCCAACGCCGCGACAGTGTGCTGGGGTGGTCCCTGGGGCTGTGGGTGCTCGCCGCGAGCCTCGCAGGTTGCGCGGGTCGAGAGCCGCGTCCCGCCACGCCCTGTATGTCGGACCGCGAGTGTGACGGGTCGGACCGCATCTGCCATGAAGGGCGCTGCCGCTTCTTGTCGGAGGTGCGTGCGGAGCTTGCCACGGAGCCGGAGCCCGCACCCGAGGCCGACGCCGGAGCCACGCACGAGCCCGACGCCGGGGTCACCCCCACGCACGAACCGCTCGCCACACCGGTCGCGCTCGGCCTACCCATGTTCATGGGCGACCCCCGTCACACCGGCCGCAGCCCTCACGAGGGCCCCGCGCGCGCGCCGAGCGAACGCTACAGCTACGCCACCAGCGGCCGCGTGTTCGCCAGCATCGTGGTGCACGACGACGTCGCCTACGTGGCGGCGCTCGGACGCGCGCTGTCCGCTGTCGGCCCCGACGGGTCGCTGCGCTGGCGCTTCAGCGCGAGCGGGCGCCTCTACGCGACCCCCGCCGTGGCACCCAACGGCGTCGTGTACGTCGCGAGCGACGACGGGGTGTTGGTGGGCCTGCGCCCCACGGGTCAGGTGGCCTTCAGGGTCAGCTTGGGCCGGATGCTGGACGCCAGTCCCACCCTGGGGCCCGACGGGATGGCGTATGTCGCGGGTGACGGGGTCTTCGCGCTCACCCCCGAGGGGCGCGTGGCGTGGCAGGTGGCGAGCGCCAGCCACATCCGCAGCAGCCCCGCGCTGCACCCCGACGGGTTTCTGGTGGTGGGCACCGCCGAGGGAGTGGTGCGTGCCATCGGGCTCGACGGGCGTCCTCGCTGGGAGGCCCAAGTAGGCGCGAACATTGACGGAAGCGCCGCCATCGGGGACGACGGGACCATCTACGTCGGCAACGACGCGGGCTTCTTGATCGCGTTGACCCCTGGCGGTGGGGTCCGATGGCGCTATGAAACGGGCGCGGACATTCGAGCCACCCCGGCGATCGCCGCTGACGGCACCGTAGTCGTCGGCTCCTATGACCACCATGTCTACGCCATCCGACCGGATGGCTCCCTCCGCTGGCGCGTGGCCACTTCGGGACGCGTGCGCAGCTCCGCCCTCTTGGATGCGAACGGTCGCATCTACGTGGGATCCCAAGATGACTCCATCTACTGCCTCTCGCCCGAAGGCGAGGTCCTCTGGCAGCACAACATCGGCCAGGACGTGGACGCCACGCCCGCGCTGGGCCCCGACGGAACCCTGTTCGTCGGCGCCGACGACGGACGCCTCCACGCCCTCCGCTAGAGCACCGCTTCCAATGAATCGGTGTCGTAACTCGCACCGCGCCGAGAACGCCCACGAGGGGCCGCGCGCCGTGACGAGAACAGAAAGAATTCCATGACGAACATTGATCCCGACGACGTCCTGCGCGTCCTCCGCACCCGTGCACCCCGTGCCCTCCAGCTGGGCGAGCTCCAGAGCCGCCTGTTCGAGAGCCCTGAAGCGGCCAAGGCCGCGCGCGGCGAGCTGCTCGCCGTGCTGGACACGCTCTGTGTGAGCGGTGCAGCCCAGGAGATGCCTGGCCTGCGCTTCCGCTTCAAGGCCCCCACACCCAAGGAGCCCCCGGCTCCCCCCGCGGCGGGCGCCAAGGCGGGCAAGCCCAAGAACAAGATGGTCGTGCGCGACCGCAAGGAGGCCCGGCGTGAAGAGCGCGGAGCCGGCGGCCTTGGCCAAGGCCAGGACCAGGGCCGTCGCGGCGGCGCGCCTTCATTCCGTGATGCGCGCTCGCAGCCCGCGCCCGAGGCGCCTCGCACCCCGTGGCAGCGCCCTGCGGCACGCGCCGCGTCCGTGGCGGGCTACTTGACCGTGACCCCGCGCGGCTTCGGCTTCGTCGCCGCGGAGGACGGGGGCCCCGACGTGTTCGTGGCGCCCACCGCGATGGGCGCGGCCCTGCACGGCGACAAGGTCGAAGTGGTGACGCAGCCCTCGCCCAAGGGACGCGAGGGACAGGTGGTGGGCATCCTCGCCCGCCGTGCCCCGCGCGTGACGGGGACCCTGCGCGGTGTCGGGCAGCGCCCCTACCTGGAGCCCGACGACCTGCGCCTGCGCGGGCCACTCGAGCTGGTCGCGCCTCCGCCCGAAGGCGCCAAGGACGGCGATGTGGTGGACGCCCAGATCGTCCGCTTCCCGCAAGACGCCCACGAGCGCCCGGGTGTCATGGTCGAGGGGGTCCTCGGCGTACAGGGCATCACGGCCGTCGAGGTGGCCAAGATCAAGATCCGCGAGAACGTCCAGGAGGAATTCCCGGCTGCGGTCATGGCCGAGGCCCAAGCCATCCCCAACCGCGTGTCCGCGGCGGACAAGCAGGGGCGCGAGGACCTGCGCGACTACGACCTATGCACCATCGACCCCGTCGATGCACGGGACCACGACGACGCGCTCTTCATCGAGCGCCTGAAGGGCGGCGGGTACCACGTCATCGTCGCGATCGCCGACGTGTCCCACTACGTCCGCCTCGGGACGGCGATCGACGAGGAGGCCCAGGCGCGCTGCACCAGCATCTACCTGCCGGACCGCGTCATCCCGATGCTGCCGCACGAGATCAGCAGCAACCTCGCGTCGCTCGTGCCCAAGCGCGACCGCTTGTGCCTCGCCGTCGACATGACCCTCGACGCGCAGGGGCGCGTGACCTCGCACCGCTACGTGGAGGGGCTCATGCGCTCACGCGCGAAGCTCACCTACGGGGGCGTGGCCGACGCGCTGGGCCTGACCGAGACGGGCGGCGTGAAGCAGCCGGCGGCGCGCGAGCGGCTGCCCATGCTGGAGGCGCTGCTGGAGCTGTCGCGCGTGCTGCGCAAGAAGCGCCTGGAGCGCGGCGCGCTGGACTTCGACCTGCCCGAGGCGCGCGTGAAGCTCGACGAGCAGGGCGAGCCCCTCGACGTCGTCCGCTCGCGGCAGGACCCTGGCGTGCGCGAGGCCTACCGCGTGGTGGAGGAGATGATGCTGCTGGCCAACGAGACGGTCGCCACCGACCTCTCGCAGCGCAACATCCCCGCCATCTACCGCACGCACGGCGCGCCCGCGGTGGAGAAGCTCGAGACCTTCTGCGAGCTGGCCACGTCCCTGGGCGAGCCGCTGGACCCGGAGGCGGCGCAGGACCCCAAGCAGCTGACGGAGTTCCTGGCGCGCATCGAGGGCGAGCCCGCGGCGCCGGTGCTGCGCTACCTGCTGCTGCGCGCCATGCAGCAGGCCATCTACGACACCAACGACGTGGGTCACTTCGGCCTCGCGGCGAAGCACTACCTGCACTTCACGTCGCCCATCCGGCGCTACCCCGACCTGGCCGTGCACCGCGTGGTGCGCGCGCTGGCGCGTGGCGAGTACGTCGACGGGGCGCTGCTGCTGCCGATGCTGCGCAAGATGGCAGCCCGCAGCAGCCAGCTGGAGCGTCGGGCCATGACGGTGGAGCGCGACGTAGTGGCGCTCTATCGCTGCCTCGTGATGCGCGACAAGGTCGGCGAGGAGCTGCACGCGACCATCAGCGGCTTGGACGAGAGCGGCTTCTACGCCAGCATCGACAGCCCGTTCGTGGACGTGTTCGTGCCGTGTGAGCGGCTCACGGACGACTACTACGCGGTGGACCGGCTGGGCGTGCGCCTGGTGGGGCAGCGCGGTGGGCGCGTGTTCGAGATGGGGCAGGCCGTGACGGTGCGCGTGGCGAGCGTCAACCTGGAGCGCCGGCGCGTCGAAGCCGAGCTGGTGGGCGTGGACGAGGAGCGACGCCGGCCGGGAGGACGCGGTCGCTCCCGGTCGCCCGAGGGTGAAGAGAGCACCGGCGGGTCAGGCAAGGGCGGCAAGCGCGAGAAGAGCGGCCATGGGGGTCGTGGCGGCGCGCGCGGGGGTCGCTCGGACGGCGACGGCTCGGGCAAGCGCCAGGGTGCCTCCGGCAAGGGCAAGGGCGGCGCCAAGGGCGACAAGGGCACGCCGAAGAAGGGCAAGGGTGGTGGAAAGGCCGGCGGCGGCAAGCGCAAGGGCAAGCGCTGACCGCTCAGCGCGTGATGCGCTCGATGACCAAGGGGGGCTGTGAAACCGGGCGCGGCCCCAGCTGAAACGCGTCGCGCACGCGCGCGAGGTGACGGGCCTGCCCTCGTCGCTGGTTGACGTGGAGGAACGCCAGCGGCGCGCCCTTCGCGACCCGCTCGCCGACCACCGCCGCCAACTCGATCCCCACCCTAGGGTCGACCACGTCTTCGGTGGTCGTCCGCCCGGCGCCGAGCGCGACGCCGACGAGCCCCAGCTCCAGCGCGTCCACCGCCTGCACGGTGCCCCCGCGGGGGGCCAGCACCGCCATCCGCACCTTCGCGCGCGGCAGGCGGTCGGGCTCCGAGACCACGCGCGCGTCGCCTCCTTGTGCGGCGATCATGCGCTCCGTCAGGCGCGCCGCGCTGCCATCGCGCATGGCCCGCAGCAGGCGCCGCTGGGCCTCGGCGCGGCTCTTGGCGACGCCGCCCATCTGGAGCATCTCCACGCCCAGCGCGAGGGTGCACTCGAGCAGGTCGGCAGGACCATCCCCGCGCAGCGTGAGGAAGGCCTCCTCCACTTCGAGCGCATTGCCGATCATCTTGCCCAGCGGGTCGTCCATTCGCGTGAGCAACGCGCGTACGTCCTTGCCCGCCTTGTGCCCCACGCGCACCAGGCTCTTCGCCAGCACGCGCGCGTCGTCGACGTTCTTCATGAACGCGCCGCGCCCCACTTTCACATCCATCACGAGGCCGTCGAGCCCCTCGGCCAGCTTCTTCGACAGGATGCTACCCGTGATGAGCGGCACGGACTCGATCGTGGCGGTGACGTCCCGCAGCGCGTACAGGCGCTTGTCGGCTGGCGCCAGGTCCGCCGTCTGCCCGATGATGGCGCAGCCCAGCGTGGCCATCTGCTTGCGGAACTGCTTGGGCGTCAGATCCACATGGAAGCCGGGGATGGCCTCCAGCTTGTCGAGGGTGCCCCCCGTGTGGCCCAGTCCGCGCCCTGCCATCATGGGCACTGGCACGCCGCAGGCCGCGACGATGGGCGCCAGCGCGAGGCTGATCTTGTCACCCACCCCGCCCGTGGAGTGCTTGTCGATCTTCTTGCCCGGGATGGCCGAGAGGTCCATCACCCGCCCGCTGTCGCGCATGGCCAGCGTGTAGGCCGTCGTCTCGGCCGGGGTCATGCCGCGGAAGTAGATGGCCATGGCGAGCGCCGCCATCTGGTAGTCGGGCAGCTCTCCGCGTGCGTAGCGGTTCACCAGCAGGCGCAGCTCGTCCTCGCTGAACGCGCCGCCGTCGCGCTTGTGCGCGATCAGCTCGGGGACGGAACGGATCTCGGTCTTCTTTCGCATGCGCGCAGCCTATCGAACGCGCCGGGTCATCGCAGGTTTCCTGAAACGACCACGCCCCCCGCGCGACGTCGTATGGTGAGTCCATGACACGTTGGCCCGGTGCATCTCGCCTGCTCTCGCTGCTCGTCCTCGCCGCTGCGACGCTCGCCAGCTCGTGCGCCGGGCCGCGGGAGCTCACCTACCACCGCGTGCGCAGCGACCGGATGAGCGGGGCGCGCCTCAGCTACTCCGTGTGGCTGCCACCCGACTTCCGCGAGGACGAGCGCCTGCCGCTGATCACGT from Sandaracinaceae bacterium carries:
- the rnr gene encoding ribonuclease R, with product MTNIDPDDVLRVLRTRAPRALQLGELQSRLFESPEAAKAARGELLAVLDTLCVSGAAQEMPGLRFRFKAPTPKEPPAPPAAGAKAGKPKNKMVVRDRKEARREERGAGGLGQGQDQGRRGGAPSFRDARSQPAPEAPRTPWQRPAARAASVAGYLTVTPRGFGFVAAEDGGPDVFVAPTAMGAALHGDKVEVVTQPSPKGREGQVVGILARRAPRVTGTLRGVGQRPYLEPDDLRLRGPLELVAPPPEGAKDGDVVDAQIVRFPQDAHERPGVMVEGVLGVQGITAVEVAKIKIRENVQEEFPAAVMAEAQAIPNRVSAADKQGREDLRDYDLCTIDPVDARDHDDALFIERLKGGGYHVIVAIADVSHYVRLGTAIDEEAQARCTSIYLPDRVIPMLPHEISSNLASLVPKRDRLCLAVDMTLDAQGRVTSHRYVEGLMRSRAKLTYGGVADALGLTETGGVKQPAARERLPMLEALLELSRVLRKKRLERGALDFDLPEARVKLDEQGEPLDVVRSRQDPGVREAYRVVEEMMLLANETVATDLSQRNIPAIYRTHGAPAVEKLETFCELATSLGEPLDPEAAQDPKQLTEFLARIEGEPAAPVLRYLLLRAMQQAIYDTNDVGHFGLAAKHYLHFTSPIRRYPDLAVHRVVRALARGEYVDGALLLPMLRKMAARSSQLERRAMTVERDVVALYRCLVMRDKVGEELHATISGLDESGFYASIDSPFVDVFVPCERLTDDYYAVDRLGVRLVGQRGGRVFEMGQAVTVRVASVNLERRRVEAELVGVDEERRRPGGRGRSRSPEGEESTGGSGKGGKREKSGHGGRGGARGGRSDGDGSGKRQGASGKGKGGAKGDKGTPKKGKGGGKAGGGKRKGKR
- a CDS encoding thymidine phosphorylase — translated: MRSVPELIAHKRDGGAFSEDELRLLVNRYARGELPDYQMAALAMAIYFRGMTPAETTAYTLAMRDSGRVMDLSAIPGKKIDKHSTGGVGDKISLALAPIVAACGVPVPMMAGRGLGHTGGTLDKLEAIPGFHVDLTPKQFRKQMATLGCAIIGQTADLAPADKRLYALRDVTATIESVPLITGSILSKKLAEGLDGLVMDVKVGRGAFMKNVDDARVLAKSLVRVGHKAGKDVRALLTRMDDPLGKMIGNALEVEEAFLTLRGDGPADLLECTLALGVEMLQMGGVAKSRAEAQRRLLRAMRDGSAARLTERMIAAQGGDARVVSEPDRLPRAKVRMAVLAPRGGTVQAVDALELGLVGVALGAGRTTTEDVVDPRVGIELAAVVGERVAKGAPLAFLHVNQRRGQARHLARVRDAFQLGPRPVSQPPLVIERITR
- a CDS encoding Hsp20/alpha crystallin family protein → MLTLFDPFADFYRTVPARRRGPVNDGYLRPAVDIHERPEAYEILAELPGVSPDNVSVNVEKNVLTLQAERQDAQESTDESTGFRHVERFRGTFRRSFTLPETVDADAIDAKLADGVLRVTLPKRDAPGARKIAVHAA
- a CDS encoding PQQ-like beta-propeller repeat protein, with translation MSDRECDGSDRICHEGRCRFLSEVRAELATEPEPAPEADAGATHEPDAGVTPTHEPLATPVALGLPMFMGDPRHTGRSPHEGPARAPSERYSYATSGRVFASIVVHDDVAYVAALGRALSAVGPDGSLRWRFSASGRLYATPAVAPNGVVYVASDDGVLVGLRPTGQVAFRVSLGRMLDASPTLGPDGMAYVAGDGVFALTPEGRVAWQVASASHIRSSPALHPDGFLVVGTAEGVVRAIGLDGRPRWEAQVGANIDGSAAIGDDGTIYVGNDAGFLIALTPGGGVRWRYETGADIRATPAIAADGTVVVGSYDHHVYAIRPDGSLRWRVATSGRVRSSALLDANGRIYVGSQDDSIYCLSPEGEVLWQHNIGQDVDATPALGPDGTLFVGADDGRLHALR